A genomic stretch from Corynebacterium faecale includes:
- the ispG gene encoding flavodoxin-dependent (E)-4-hydroxy-3-methylbut-2-enyl-diphosphate synthase produces the protein MSTPIGLGLPPTPPPVLAPRRQTRQLMVGAVGVGSDHPISVQSMTTTKTHDINATLQQIAQLTASGCDIVRVACPMPIDAEALPIIAKKSPIPVIADIHFQPKYIFSAIDAGCAAVRVNPGNIKEFDGRVKEVAKAAGDAGIPIRIGVNGGSLDKRILDKYHGKATPEALVESALWEAGLFEEHGYGDIAISVKHSDPVLMVEAYRQLAEKCDYPLHLGVTEAGPKFMGTIKSSVAFGALLSQGIGDTIRVSLSADPVEEIKVGDQILQSMNLRPRKLEIVSCPSCGRAQVDVYKLAEEVTEGLDGLEVPLRVAVMGCVVNGPGEARDADLGVASGNGKGQIFVKGEIIKTVPESQIVQTLIEEAMRIAESMDPEVLAAAEASGMKAEVKVTR, from the coding sequence TTGTCTACCCCAATCGGCCTCGGTCTTCCTCCAACCCCACCACCAGTGCTGGCGCCGCGGCGTCAGACCCGACAGCTGATGGTCGGAGCGGTCGGGGTTGGCTCCGATCACCCGATCTCGGTGCAGTCGATGACCACCACCAAGACCCACGACATCAACGCCACGCTGCAGCAGATTGCACAGCTGACCGCGAGTGGTTGCGATATCGTGCGCGTTGCCTGCCCGATGCCGATTGACGCTGAGGCGCTGCCGATCATCGCGAAGAAGTCCCCGATCCCGGTGATCGCGGATATCCACTTCCAGCCGAAGTACATTTTCTCCGCCATCGACGCGGGTTGTGCCGCTGTCCGTGTGAACCCGGGCAACATCAAGGAATTTGATGGTCGGGTCAAGGAGGTGGCCAAGGCCGCAGGTGATGCCGGCATCCCCATCCGCATCGGTGTCAACGGTGGTTCCCTGGATAAGCGCATCCTGGACAAGTATCACGGCAAGGCGACTCCGGAGGCACTCGTGGAGTCCGCGCTGTGGGAGGCTGGACTCTTTGAGGAACACGGTTATGGCGATATCGCCATTTCAGTGAAGCACTCCGACCCGGTGCTCATGGTGGAGGCTTATCGCCAGCTCGCCGAAAAGTGCGATTACCCACTGCACCTGGGTGTCACCGAAGCAGGACCGAAGTTCATGGGCACCATCAAGTCTTCGGTGGCTTTCGGCGCACTGTTGTCCCAGGGTATCGGTGACACCATCCGTGTCTCCCTGTCTGCTGATCCGGTGGAGGAGATCAAGGTCGGTGACCAGATCCTGCAGTCGATGAATCTGCGCCCCCGCAAGCTGGAGATCGTCTCCTGCCCATCTTGTGGCCGGGCACAGGTTGATGTGTACAAGCTGGCTGAGGAGGTCACCGAAGGGCTTGATGGTCTCGAGGTGCCACTGCGTGTCGCCGTCATGGGCTGCGTGGTTAACGGACCGGGTGAAGCACGTGACGCTGACCTGGGTGTTGCCTCCGGCAATGGCAAGGGCCAGATCTTTGTCAAGGGCGAGATCATCAAGACTGTCCCTGAATCCCAGATCGTGCAGACCCTCATCGAAGAAGCCATGCGCATCGCGGAGAGCATGGACCCTGAGGTCCTGGCTGCCGCTGAAGCATCCGGAATGAAGGCAGAAGTCAAGGTCACCAGGTAG
- a CDS encoding sensor histidine kinase, protein MTNSQITLDRIRRIHTALRWGLHLLIAVLLILVVWRAGHWSVWLLSALFAAVYFFGALPADMRPPGPLRQRQLLWLGALIMVWAGLIWDGPEPAYLAFPLFFLIVMVTTPAVSAVVILLITAVAIGALVGHLGWSVGVATGPILGAAVAWTLGTGFRLLGDTVTELVDARAAALEASRNAGEMEERARIAGDIHDTVAQGLSSIQMLLHAAEKRISDPQARAQIQLARDTTADNLAETRNIIAALQPQPLVGASLPVALARIASTTPMGEAITFEVDGVPRELPERVDHELVRIAQTLLGNVIRHSGASRARLTLTYQDDQILLDVLDNGRGFDPTTVRETPDTRDTGTGFGLPTARRRLQELGGRLIIESAPGAGTGISARIPDLSTTFSTTPMPSIERGEHDQDPAGR, encoded by the coding sequence ATGACCAACAGCCAGATCACCCTCGACCGGATCCGCCGGATTCACACCGCCTTGAGGTGGGGCCTTCATCTGCTGATCGCGGTGCTGCTGATTCTGGTGGTGTGGCGCGCCGGGCACTGGAGTGTCTGGTTGCTGTCGGCCCTGTTTGCCGCGGTGTACTTTTTCGGTGCTCTGCCTGCGGATATGAGGCCCCCAGGTCCGTTGCGGCAACGTCAGCTCCTGTGGTTGGGGGCGCTCATCATGGTCTGGGCGGGGTTGATCTGGGATGGCCCGGAGCCGGCGTATCTGGCCTTCCCGCTGTTTTTTCTCATCGTCATGGTGACCACCCCGGCGGTCTCCGCTGTGGTTATTCTCCTCATCACCGCCGTTGCCATCGGTGCGCTGGTCGGCCATCTCGGTTGGTCGGTCGGTGTGGCCACCGGCCCCATCCTCGGTGCTGCGGTGGCGTGGACCCTGGGCACCGGCTTCCGCCTGCTGGGGGATACGGTTACAGAGCTTGTCGACGCCCGCGCCGCAGCCCTTGAGGCCTCCCGGAATGCAGGGGAGATGGAGGAGCGTGCCCGGATCGCCGGGGATATCCATGACACCGTGGCGCAGGGGTTATCCTCCATCCAGATGCTGCTGCACGCAGCCGAGAAACGGATCAGTGATCCACAGGCTCGGGCACAGATCCAACTGGCCAGAGACACCACGGCTGACAACCTGGCTGAAACCCGCAACATCATCGCGGCTCTCCAGCCACAACCGCTGGTGGGCGCATCCCTCCCGGTCGCACTGGCCAGGATCGCCTCCACGACACCGATGGGGGAAGCCATCACCTTCGAGGTGGACGGGGTGCCGAGGGAACTGCCTGAACGGGTGGATCATGAGCTGGTCCGAATCGCACAGACACTCCTGGGCAATGTGATCCGGCATTCCGGTGCCTCCCGGGCGAGACTGACCCTGACCTACCAGGATGATCAGATCCTGTTGGATGTGCTGGACAATGGACGGGGTTTTGATCCCACCACCGTGCGGGAAACCCCGGACACCAGAGATACCGGCACCGGATTCGGACTACCCACTGCACGACGGCGATTACAGGAACTGGGGGGCAGGTTGATCATTGAGTCCGCCCCCGGTGCCGGCACCGGGATCTCCGCCCGTATCCCCGACCTCAGCACTACTTTCAGTACCACCCCCATGCCATCAATAGAAAGAGGAGAACATGATCAGGATCCTGCTGGCAGATGA
- a CDS encoding M50 family metallopeptidase, whose product MAAYLAGMVLFFLGIAVTIALHEWGHYITARMFGMKVRRFFIGFGPKVFSVRRGETEYGVKAVPLGGFCEIAGMTAQDVLEPDEVNRAMYLKPWWQRIIVLSGGVIMNILVGFVVLYGVAVSSGIPNPDADFTATVASVQCVPDSQLDASTLSDCIGTGPAGEAGVREGDRILAVDDRDVATFQEVRDTVWSLPGETVTLTIERGQELVRLPVTVDEVTRFNAAGQDVTVGAIGVTSQPPTDVYKKFGPVEGVGATARFTGDMIEATFEGLMAFPAKIPGVVASIFGAERDIEGPMSVVGASRIGGELVERSMWDMFMMMLASLNFFLALFNLVPLPPLDGGHIAVVLYERIRDFFRKLRGKTPGGPADYTRLMPITVGVAALLLSIGAVVIVADVVNPIRLFG is encoded by the coding sequence GTGGCAGCCTATCTCGCCGGTATGGTGCTGTTTTTCCTCGGCATCGCAGTAACCATCGCGCTTCATGAGTGGGGCCATTACATCACCGCCCGCATGTTCGGGATGAAGGTCCGGCGCTTCTTCATCGGTTTCGGCCCCAAAGTTTTCTCCGTCCGCAGAGGCGAGACGGAGTACGGCGTGAAAGCAGTCCCGCTCGGTGGATTCTGCGAGATCGCAGGCATGACCGCGCAGGATGTCCTGGAGCCGGATGAAGTGAACAGGGCCATGTACCTCAAGCCCTGGTGGCAGCGCATCATCGTGCTGTCAGGCGGCGTGATCATGAACATCCTGGTGGGTTTCGTGGTTCTCTACGGGGTCGCCGTGAGTTCGGGCATTCCCAACCCGGATGCGGACTTCACCGCCACTGTCGCTTCGGTGCAGTGTGTGCCGGACAGTCAGCTCGATGCCTCCACCCTGTCGGACTGCATCGGCACCGGTCCCGCCGGTGAGGCGGGGGTCCGGGAAGGTGACCGGATCCTGGCGGTCGATGACCGGGATGTGGCCACCTTCCAGGAGGTTCGCGATACCGTATGGTCGCTGCCGGGCGAGACGGTCACACTCACCATTGAGCGCGGACAGGAACTTGTCCGCCTCCCTGTCACTGTCGACGAGGTCACCCGGTTCAATGCCGCCGGCCAGGACGTGACCGTGGGGGCCATCGGTGTGACAAGTCAACCGCCGACCGATGTGTACAAGAAATTCGGCCCGGTCGAAGGTGTGGGAGCAACTGCACGTTTCACCGGCGACATGATTGAGGCCACATTCGAAGGGTTGATGGCGTTCCCCGCCAAGATCCCGGGTGTTGTTGCCTCCATCTTCGGTGCTGAGCGTGATATCGAGGGGCCGATGAGTGTGGTGGGGGCATCCCGCATCGGCGGTGAACTTGTCGAGCGCTCCATGTGGGACATGTTCATGATGATGCTCGCCAGCCTGAATTTCTTCCTTGCCCTGTTCAACCTGGTTCCGCTGCCACCACTGGATGGCGGCCACATCGCGGTTGTCCTCTATGAGCGCATCCGTGACTTCTTCCGGAAACTGCGTGGCAAGACTCCCGGCGGCCCGGCGGATTACACCCGCCTGATGCCGATCACCGTCGGGGTCGCTGCATTGCTGCTGTCGATCGGTGCTGTTGTCATCGTCGCTGATGTGGTGAATCCAATCAGATTGTTCGGATAG
- a CDS encoding ABC transporter ATP-binding protein: MSLTVSDLSLSVRDGSTDRHLLRDISFEVDPGEILGITGPSGSGKSTLLGVLGCLQQADSGTAVLHTHDRDIHLTGEVSGTDAARIRRHHIGIVFQQPNLIPALSVRDQLILVTRLGRVWPPSRAGRHAARAKADELLHAVGLLNLAQRPVGTLSGGQQARVNLARALMHGPSLLLIDEPTAALDQHSAAEVTTLIADMARTYRAATLLVSHDPEQMAAVDRRITLVDGRIRESSRI; this comes from the coding sequence GTGTCATTGACTGTTTCCGACCTCAGCCTCAGCGTTCGTGACGGCTCCACCGACCGGCATCTGCTGCGTGATATCTCCTTCGAGGTGGACCCGGGTGAGATCCTCGGTATCACCGGGCCATCCGGATCCGGAAAATCCACCCTGCTCGGGGTTCTCGGCTGCCTGCAGCAGGCCGATTCCGGGACCGCGGTGCTGCACACCCACGACAGAGACATCCACCTGACAGGTGAGGTCTCCGGCACCGATGCCGCCCGGATCCGTCGCCACCACATCGGCATCGTGTTCCAGCAGCCCAATCTCATCCCCGCGCTGAGTGTGCGCGATCAACTGATCCTGGTGACACGTCTCGGTCGCGTGTGGCCACCGTCGCGCGCCGGGCGCCACGCCGCGCGTGCCAAGGCTGATGAGCTTCTCCACGCCGTCGGTCTGCTCAACCTGGCGCAGCGTCCGGTCGGCACGCTTTCTGGCGGTCAGCAGGCCCGGGTCAACCTGGCCCGTGCGCTCATGCACGGCCCCAGCCTGCTGCTTATCGACGAACCCACCGCCGCCCTGGATCAGCACAGCGCAGCAGAAGTCACCACCCTGATCGCCGACATGGCCCGGACCTACCGCGCAGCCACACTCTTAGTCAGCCATGACCCGGAGCAGATGGCTGCTGTGGACCGGCGGATCACCCTGGTCGACGGTCGCATCCGGGAGAGCTCCCGCATCTGA
- the dxr gene encoding 1-deoxy-D-xylulose-5-phosphate reductoisomerase: MVIVTTKILILGSTGSIGTQALEVIADNPDLFTLVGIAAGGSNPALVIEQARAFQLSPQQVAVAGEQAAAEVGRALGGTVIDGPDAARILVESTQVSNPADTVLNALVGSLGLGATLATLKSGAKLALANKESLVAGGDFVMSQAAPGQIIPVDSEHSAMAQCLRSGTADEVARIVLTASGGPFRGWTREAMWDVTPEQAAAHPTWSMGQMNTLNSATLINKGLELIEATLLFNTDPDLIDVSVHPQSIIHSMITFKDGGTIAQASPPSMKLPIALAMNWPHRVTGAQHALDFTQAHTWTFEPVDDVAFPAVQLARQAAKMRGTFPAVYNAANEEAAAAFLGGRIRFPQIVDVVEEILQGASQFAGVSSNLDDILATEVEARARANQLIDKLAD; this comes from the coding sequence ATGGTCATCGTGACTACTAAAATCCTCATCCTCGGCAGCACCGGCTCCATTGGAACCCAGGCGCTGGAGGTCATTGCAGACAACCCAGACCTGTTCACCCTCGTTGGGATCGCTGCGGGCGGATCCAACCCCGCCCTGGTGATCGAACAGGCCCGCGCCTTCCAACTCTCGCCCCAGCAGGTGGCGGTGGCGGGGGAGCAGGCAGCAGCGGAGGTGGGTCGCGCGCTCGGCGGTACCGTCATCGACGGGCCTGATGCAGCGAGGATCCTCGTTGAATCCACCCAGGTGTCCAACCCTGCTGATACGGTTCTCAACGCCCTCGTTGGCTCCCTGGGGCTGGGAGCCACCCTGGCCACCCTCAAGTCCGGTGCGAAGCTGGCACTGGCAAACAAGGAGTCACTGGTGGCCGGCGGTGATTTCGTGATGTCCCAGGCCGCACCAGGCCAGATCATCCCGGTTGATTCGGAGCACTCCGCGATGGCGCAGTGTCTGCGCAGCGGTACTGCCGATGAGGTTGCCCGCATCGTGCTGACCGCCTCAGGTGGGCCTTTCCGGGGTTGGACCAGGGAGGCGATGTGGGATGTGACCCCGGAGCAGGCTGCTGCCCACCCAACGTGGTCAATGGGGCAGATGAACACCCTGAACTCAGCGACGTTGATCAATAAGGGACTAGAGCTGATTGAGGCCACGTTGCTCTTCAACACTGATCCCGATCTCATTGATGTCTCGGTGCACCCCCAGTCGATCATCCACTCCATGATCACCTTCAAGGATGGCGGGACAATCGCACAGGCATCGCCTCCGTCGATGAAGCTCCCGATCGCACTGGCCATGAACTGGCCCCACCGGGTCACCGGGGCTCAGCACGCACTTGATTTCACGCAGGCGCACACCTGGACCTTCGAGCCTGTGGATGACGTTGCCTTCCCCGCGGTGCAGCTGGCCAGGCAGGCCGCCAAGATGAGAGGAACCTTTCCTGCGGTCTATAATGCCGCCAACGAGGAGGCGGCTGCGGCCTTCCTTGGTGGACGGATTCGCTTTCCCCAGATTGTGGATGTGGTGGAGGAGATACTCCAAGGGGCTTCCCAGTTTGCTGGTGTATCCTCAAATCTCGATGACATCCTGGCCACTGAGGTAGAGGCCCGTGCACGGGCCAACCAGTTGATCGACAAGCTGGCGGATTAA
- a CDS encoding LuxR C-terminal-related transcriptional regulator produces MIRILLADDHPVVRAGLASLLADQPDMKIVGMVDSPGDAVAAAAAGGIDLVLMDLRFGDSPGSGEAGGVDATRRIRKLEDPPHVLVVTNYSTDGDVVGAVSAGAVGYLLKDSSPEDLINGVRDAARGESVLSRQVASKIMGRMNNPLTALTPREIEVLTLVAQGQSNREIGTQLFLTEATVKSHMGHVFNKLDVTSRTAAVAAARERGII; encoded by the coding sequence ATGATCAGGATCCTGCTGGCAGATGACCACCCCGTGGTGCGCGCCGGATTGGCCTCGCTTTTGGCTGATCAACCGGACATGAAGATCGTCGGCATGGTTGACAGTCCCGGTGATGCGGTGGCGGCTGCTGCCGCTGGTGGCATCGATCTGGTGTTGATGGATTTACGGTTCGGTGACAGCCCCGGTTCCGGTGAGGCCGGCGGCGTTGATGCCACCCGCCGGATCCGGAAGCTGGAGGATCCACCCCATGTTCTGGTGGTGACCAACTATTCCACTGACGGTGATGTGGTGGGGGCGGTGTCTGCAGGGGCGGTGGGGTATCTGCTGAAAGACAGCAGTCCGGAAGATCTCATCAACGGTGTCCGGGATGCGGCACGGGGAGAATCGGTGCTGTCGCGCCAGGTCGCCAGCAAGATCATGGGACGGATGAATAACCCCCTGACCGCGCTCACACCCCGGGAGATCGAGGTGTTGACACTGGTGGCCCAGGGGCAAAGCAACCGCGAGATCGGTACCCAGCTCTTCCTCACCGAGGCGACCGTGAAGAGCCACATGGGCCATGTTTTCAACAAACTGGACGTCACCTCACGCACTGCGGCGGTGGCGGCCGCCCGGGAGCGTGGAATCATCTGA
- a CDS encoding penicillin-binding transpeptidase domain-containing protein — protein MNKVWRRSVLAAVMATVMASGGLVACTPRPDTADPVAQEFLESWSEQDYESVAALTDQGTTATDIMETTFEGLQAEDVDLTLDSVDSRETIATANYTVTWKLPRERELSYDASLTLTKMRDEWTVRWRPSLVHPRLGANQHLELRAINAQRANVISSDGAPVLQPGTIYRILVDPSQSTDAAAAVKRVAVKLDEANFRDANVPQIDVDSVLESLGERPYSLVTVDEKLGERLSQELAGVPGLIFNDEAAMVATDPGFSPDIVSRVARIVDEELDGSNGWRVSIVTANGAIIDDVIYNAPELAPSVRISLDHDVQRAAQEAVDLREEMKAMVVAMRPSTGEILAVAQTREADKDGDIALMGLYPPGSTFKIITAAAGIQNQGLTPGTTVPCPGTMNIFGRVVTNYNGFSLGNTSLDRAFASSCNTTFADMSNRLAPGELQDVAKQFGLGIDYKIPGLDTITGSVPEGETSLDRTEAGYGQGLDLASPFGMALVSATAAAGRTPTPVLISGHETTASEDVPDPDPAMITQLQGMMASVVNTGTGRGMQQTGGQVYAKTGEAEINEGSHAWFTGYREDDIAFATLVVMGGGSEVATAVTDRFFIRLDEMRAGREIIPAPDA, from the coding sequence ATGAACAAGGTGTGGCGGAGATCCGTGCTGGCAGCGGTGATGGCAACAGTGATGGCCTCAGGAGGTCTTGTCGCGTGCACCCCACGTCCTGACACCGCCGACCCGGTAGCCCAGGAGTTCCTCGAATCCTGGTCGGAGCAGGACTATGAATCCGTCGCGGCCCTCACCGATCAGGGGACCACTGCCACAGACATCATGGAAACCACCTTTGAGGGGCTCCAGGCAGAGGATGTGGATCTCACCCTGGATTCAGTGGACTCCCGGGAGACGATCGCCACCGCCAATTACACCGTCACCTGGAAACTGCCCCGGGAACGGGAGCTGAGCTATGACGCTTCCCTGACATTGACCAAGATGCGTGATGAGTGGACTGTCCGGTGGCGCCCCTCACTGGTGCATCCCCGGCTGGGTGCCAACCAGCATCTGGAGCTCCGCGCCATCAATGCGCAGCGTGCCAACGTGATCTCATCGGATGGTGCACCTGTTCTCCAGCCGGGCACCATCTACCGCATCCTGGTGGATCCCTCACAATCCACCGATGCCGCTGCAGCGGTGAAACGGGTGGCGGTTAAATTGGACGAGGCTAATTTCCGGGATGCCAACGTCCCACAGATTGATGTGGACAGTGTCCTGGAGAGTCTGGGGGAGCGGCCCTACTCGCTGGTCACGGTGGATGAGAAACTGGGCGAGCGGTTGTCTCAGGAACTCGCCGGTGTTCCCGGCCTGATCTTCAATGACGAGGCCGCGATGGTGGCCACAGATCCGGGGTTCTCACCGGATATCGTCTCCCGCGTCGCCCGGATCGTGGATGAGGAACTGGACGGTTCCAACGGTTGGCGGGTCTCCATCGTGACCGCGAACGGTGCCATCATCGACGATGTTATCTACAACGCCCCTGAACTCGCCCCCAGCGTGCGGATCAGTCTCGATCATGATGTCCAGCGAGCAGCCCAGGAGGCAGTGGACCTGCGCGAGGAGATGAAGGCGATGGTGGTGGCCATGCGTCCCTCCACCGGTGAGATACTCGCCGTCGCGCAGACCCGTGAAGCAGATAAGGATGGCGATATCGCCCTCATGGGACTGTATCCCCCCGGATCCACCTTCAAGATCATCACCGCCGCCGCCGGTATTCAGAATCAGGGCCTGACACCCGGCACCACGGTGCCCTGCCCCGGCACCATGAACATCTTCGGCCGGGTGGTGACCAACTACAACGGCTTCTCCCTGGGAAACACCTCCCTGGACCGGGCATTCGCCTCCTCCTGCAACACCACATTCGCAGACATGTCCAACCGCCTGGCACCCGGGGAACTCCAGGATGTGGCCAAGCAGTTCGGACTGGGCATTGACTACAAGATTCCGGGACTGGACACCATTACCGGCAGCGTTCCTGAGGGGGAGACCTCACTGGATCGCACCGAAGCCGGTTATGGCCAGGGTCTGGACCTGGCCAGCCCCTTCGGAATGGCGCTGGTGTCCGCGACGGCGGCTGCCGGGCGTACACCCACCCCGGTCCTCATCTCCGGTCACGAGACCACCGCCAGTGAGGACGTTCCTGATCCGGATCCGGCGATGATCACCCAGCTGCAGGGCATGATGGCATCCGTGGTCAATACCGGAACCGGGCGGGGTATGCAGCAGACCGGTGGCCAGGTCTACGCCAAGACCGGTGAGGCTGAGATCAATGAGGGATCCCATGCGTGGTTCACCGGTTACCGTGAGGATGACATCGCGTTTGCCACCCTGGTGGTCATGGGTGGTGGATCGGAGGTCGCCACAGCTGTGACAGATCGCTTTTTCATCCGCCTGGATGAGATGAGGGCGGGGCGCGAGATCATCCCGGCGCCTGACGCATAG
- a CDS encoding FtsX-like permease family protein, which produces MFQGLKELKAAKGRTLLITVTVGLIAVLVTFLSALTAGLGHQSVSALKELAGDDDLVLADSGSATLSASTLSEEISADLADSGATILWQVRDRIADIPVLLLNSPDLAPGEVSLPVEISAAEFADSAPGQRAGTVINTDNDLYLDHLPVVLMSTVDVADVASSRGIPGPAGAFLSQENSGDGSPSIEGTITLTGSERWNASASHQGEQMSLNLMIVMLYVISGLVLGAFFTVWTIQRLRGIAITSALGAARRVLVADALGQAVIVLALGITSGTLLTVAMAGLASDALPVVISPATTIYPALILAACGLAGAAVSLKPVLAVSPRAALVNA; this is translated from the coding sequence ATGTTTCAAGGACTGAAAGAACTCAAGGCGGCTAAAGGTCGCACCCTGTTGATCACCGTCACCGTCGGGTTGATAGCTGTATTGGTCACCTTCTTATCTGCGCTCACCGCGGGTCTGGGGCACCAGTCAGTGTCCGCGCTCAAGGAACTTGCAGGGGATGACGATCTCGTCCTCGCCGACTCCGGCTCCGCCACACTGTCGGCTTCCACACTGAGTGAGGAGATCTCCGCTGACCTTGCAGATTCCGGTGCCACCATCCTCTGGCAGGTCCGTGACCGTATCGCCGACATCCCGGTGTTGTTGTTGAACTCTCCGGATCTGGCACCTGGCGAGGTATCCCTGCCGGTCGAGATCTCCGCAGCGGAGTTCGCCGACAGCGCACCTGGTCAGCGTGCGGGCACGGTAATCAACACGGACAATGATCTCTATCTCGACCATCTGCCCGTGGTGCTGATGTCCACCGTGGATGTGGCCGACGTGGCATCATCCCGTGGTATTCCCGGGCCTGCCGGGGCCTTCCTGTCGCAGGAGAACTCCGGCGACGGTAGCCCGTCGATTGAGGGCACAATCACTCTCACCGGTTCTGAGCGGTGGAACGCCTCGGCCTCCCACCAGGGCGAACAGATGTCACTCAACCTCATGATCGTGATGCTCTATGTCATCTCCGGTCTGGTGCTGGGGGCATTTTTCACAGTCTGGACCATCCAGCGTCTACGGGGCATCGCAATCACCTCAGCGCTTGGTGCCGCACGCCGGGTTCTGGTGGCCGATGCCCTCGGTCAGGCCGTGATCGTGTTGGCGCTCGGCATCACCTCAGGCACTCTGCTCACCGTGGCCATGGCGGGTCTGGCCTCTGATGCGTTGCCCGTGGTCATTTCCCCGGCGACCACCATCTACCCTGCTCTCATTCTGGCTGCCTGCGGTCTGGCCGGAGCCGCGGTCTCCCTTAAACCGGTGCTCGCAGTCTCACCACGTGCTGCACTGGTCAACGCTTAA
- a CDS encoding DUF2631 domain-containing protein translates to MAGSSHKIEPEIYNGVSTLDEPSAAWGWHDIGRNAVQISGWISVLFLLGMNFGNHQGHVETIWLNAFAALIAIGLLIHLFEPKLSQVRTLTSRNKPVGHVEPDWSYDQGTLSGTWGELTDAQLRSVNIDPERVRHLRLEEKK, encoded by the coding sequence GTGGCTGGTTCCTCCCACAAGATTGAGCCTGAGATCTACAACGGTGTCTCCACCCTTGATGAGCCATCGGCCGCATGGGGCTGGCATGACATCGGACGCAATGCCGTTCAGATTTCCGGTTGGATATCGGTGCTGTTCCTGCTCGGCATGAACTTCGGTAACCACCAGGGTCACGTTGAGACCATCTGGCTGAATGCCTTCGCCGCACTGATCGCCATCGGCCTTCTCATTCACCTCTTCGAGCCAAAGCTTTCCCAGGTTCGTACCCTGACTTCTCGCAACAAGCCTGTCGGACATGTTGAGCCTGACTGGTCCTACGACCAGGGCACACTGTCCGGCACCTGGGGTGAGCTGACTGATGCGCAGCTGCGTTCTGTCAACATTGATCCTGAGCGCGTTCGTCACCTGCGCCTGGAGGAGAAGAAGTAA
- a CDS encoding ABC transporter ATP-binding protein, whose protein sequence is MTDPTTQALAVRDLTKIYGNQAAADSINLDIPRGAIYGIVGPNGAGKTTMLSMATGLVRPTRGAAWVAGANVWESPLRAKRAMGLLADGLPIFDRLTGRELLSYVGALRGLEETVIQQRSAELLQALGLADAGSKRIVDYSAGMTKKILLAQALLHNPEVLILDEPLEAVDPVSGRLIQEILRNFAAAGGTVVLSSHVMELVEGLCDHVAIINQGHVVVAGHADDVRSGRSLTDVFVDIVGGAALGEGSLSWLGTREDRGEGESR, encoded by the coding sequence ATGACTGATCCCACCACCCAGGCACTCGCCGTGAGAGATCTGACCAAGATATACGGGAATCAAGCCGCGGCGGACAGCATTAACCTGGACATTCCACGGGGTGCCATTTACGGCATCGTTGGCCCCAACGGCGCAGGAAAAACCACCATGTTGTCCATGGCCACCGGCCTGGTGCGCCCGACCCGTGGCGCCGCATGGGTTGCAGGTGCCAACGTATGGGAGAGCCCGTTGCGCGCCAAGCGTGCAATGGGGCTGCTTGCCGACGGCCTGCCCATCTTCGACCGACTCACCGGCCGCGAACTCCTTAGTTATGTGGGAGCCTTACGCGGGCTTGAGGAGACGGTGATCCAACAACGCAGCGCCGAACTTCTCCAGGCACTGGGTCTTGCGGATGCGGGATCAAAGAGAATCGTTGATTACTCAGCAGGCATGACCAAGAAGATTCTGCTCGCCCAGGCCCTGCTGCACAACCCCGAGGTACTGATCCTGGATGAGCCACTGGAGGCCGTCGATCCCGTGTCAGGTCGCCTCATCCAGGAGATCCTGCGGAATTTCGCGGCAGCCGGTGGCACCGTGGTGTTGAGTTCCCATGTGATGGAACTGGTCGAGGGGTTGTGTGACCACGTGGCCATCATCAACCAGGGGCACGTGGTGGTTGCTGGACATGCCGATGACGTCCGGAGTGGACGATCCCTGACCGACGTGTTCGTGGACATCGTCGGAGGCGCAGCCCTGGGGGAGGGCTCACTCTCGTGGCTCGGTACGCGAGAGGACCGCGGCGAGGGGGAATCCCGGTGA